In the genome of Triticum urartu cultivar G1812 chromosome 5, Tu2.1, whole genome shotgun sequence, one region contains:
- the LOC125507824 gene encoding transcription factor PHYTOCHROME INTERACTING FACTOR-LIKE 13-like, giving the protein MNQFAPADWTGNMGDALPPLSGEDDGLVELLWCSGHVVMQSQAPPRPAVPEQEAAPWFQYPVVDEDDYSVERDLFSEIFGGMPADGAGRPCKEEDKERGAADAVTALRSGVMPPPLLTDKAGLHGDGPRDSPASEAGESSVVTMGSRRVCGGSNQAQTPHVSDTADDDSVLLPRSGREARDARSYHSASATLTTSSTWSRPSGASKRKQSEGPSEAMQDVESDSADVTCETAQKPTTAKRRRAAQVHNLSERRRRDRINEKMRALQELVPHCNKTDKASMLDEAIEYLKSLQLQLQVMWAMGGRMTLAPAPVMFPAGAHQYMQRMAAISSRMPPFTTCVYSSNDPEMTQTLSS; this is encoded by the exons ATGAACCAGTTCGCCCCGGCAGATTGGACCGGTAACATGGGAGACGCCCTGCCGCCGTTAAG CGGCGAAGACGACGGCCTCGTCGAGCTGCTGTGGTGCAGCGGCCACGTCGTCATGCAGAGCCAGGCGCCGCCAAGGCCGGCGGTGCCCGAGCAGGAGGCGGCGCCGTGGTTCCAGTACCCCGTCGTCGATGAAGACGACTACTCCGTCGAGAGGGACCTCTTCTCGGAGATCTTCGGCGGAATGCCGGCGGATGGCGCAGGCAGGCCGTGCAAAGAGGAGGATAAGGAGCGAGGCGCCGCGGACGCGGTGACCGCGCTCCGAAGCGGGGTgatgccgccgccgctgctgacGGATAAAGCAGGGTTGCACGGCGACGGCCCGCGCGACTCGCCGGCGTCAGAGGCCGGCGAGTCCTCGGTGGTCACGATGGGTTCCAGGAGGGTCTGCGGCGGGAGCAACCAGGCCCAGACGCCCCACGTCTCGGATACCGCCGACGACGACAGCGTGCTGCTGCCGCGGAGCGGCAGGGAAGCCAGGGACGCTAGGTCCTACCACAGCGCGTCGGCGACGTTGACCACGTCGTCGACGTGGTCGAGGCCTTCCGGCGCCAGCAAGCGGAAGCAGAGCGAGGGCCCCAGTGAGGCTATGCAGGACGTGGAGTCGGACTCCGCCGACGTGACGTGCGAGACGGCGCAGAAGCCGACTACAGCCAAACGGCGGCGCGCCGCCCAAGTGCACAACCTCTCGGAGAGG AGGAGAAGGGACAGGATCAACGAGAAGATGAGGGCCCTGCAAGAACTCGTACCCCACTGCAACAAA ACGGACAAGGCGTCGATGTTGGACGAGGCGATCGAGTACCTCAAATCGCTGCAGCTGCAGCTGCAGGTGATGTGGGCTATGGGCGGCCGCATGACGCTGGCGCCGGCGCCGGTGATGTTCCCGGCGGGCGCCCACCAGTACATGCAGCGGATGGCCGCCATTAGTTCCCGGATGCCGCCATTCACGACCTGCGTATACAGTTCAAATGACCCAGAAATGACCCAGACACTTTCTTCGTGA